The Methanoculleus marisnigri JR1 genome window below encodes:
- a CDS encoding molybdopterin-binding protein, translated as MSRRYLNLTPLSEALAIMQREFPSPGRAESVPLAEAVGRVTAEPLYAGYSVPMADIAKFDGYAVKSGATRGAQDQRPLPLAGYTRVNTGEVLPQPFDAVVMIEDTWDEGGTPWIRKSAAFGQHIRRAGEDVRAGELVLPKGHRVRPFDIGALATYGIDRVSVRSVRVGIVPTGSDLVPLGTAPGPGRTIETNTLMAEAYLTGTGATCRRYGIVPDEPDLIREAVETAVAENDLVILSAGSSAGTRDFSRDVVGEIGEIVFHGIAVRPGKPVLLANVGGKPVLGMPGYPVAAQTVLREVAGSLLSWWGLSPVPCGELDVRLARRLASDLGFDEFVPVSVGRVDGTCWATPHPRGGGIQMAVVRANGYLHIPAAREGIEAGEVVRVRLTVPSASLARTLVCVGRRDPVLGELGNRLAESGYQFHCCNASTIGAVLALRANTCHAATVALPETALAWDDQVLRYLPDVDLLRVPVARTELGVASADPLDAGSLASLRVANRPKSAAAQFLLDAWLDREGIDVSPSGVPADVRVCPALEAREAGLRFTPIGCESCDLVIREELAADEGVAALIEAVRSPEFRAYLHSIGRDPGDGDAPGVFSA; from the coding sequence ATGTCACGCAGGTACCTGAACCTTACCCCGCTCTCCGAGGCGCTCGCGATCATGCAGCGGGAGTTCCCCTCGCCGGGCCGCGCCGAGAGCGTGCCGCTCGCAGAGGCTGTCGGCAGGGTGACGGCCGAACCCCTGTATGCGGGGTATTCCGTTCCCATGGCCGATATCGCGAAGTTCGACGGTTACGCGGTGAAGAGCGGCGCGACACGCGGGGCGCAGGACCAGCGGCCGCTGCCTCTTGCCGGGTATACCCGCGTCAACACCGGCGAGGTGCTCCCACAGCCGTTCGACGCCGTCGTCATGATCGAGGATACCTGGGACGAGGGCGGCACGCCCTGGATCCGGAAGTCCGCCGCGTTCGGGCAGCACATCCGCCGTGCCGGCGAGGATGTCCGGGCGGGGGAACTCGTCCTCCCGAAAGGCCACCGGGTCAGGCCGTTCGATATCGGTGCGCTCGCGACCTACGGGATTGACCGGGTGAGCGTGCGGTCGGTCCGGGTCGGCATCGTCCCGACGGGGAGCGACCTCGTGCCGCTTGGCACGGCGCCCGGGCCCGGCCGGACGATCGAGACGAACACCCTCATGGCGGAGGCGTACCTTACCGGGACCGGGGCGACCTGCCGCCGTTACGGGATTGTTCCCGACGAACCCGATCTGATCCGGGAGGCGGTCGAGACGGCGGTCGCCGAGAACGATCTCGTCATCCTCTCGGCGGGTTCGTCGGCCGGCACCCGCGATTTCTCCCGGGACGTCGTCGGGGAAATCGGGGAGATAGTCTTTCACGGGATCGCGGTCAGGCCGGGGAAACCGGTGCTGCTCGCGAACGTCGGCGGCAAGCCGGTTCTCGGGATGCCCGGGTATCCCGTCGCCGCCCAGACGGTTCTCCGCGAGGTTGCCGGGAGCCTCCTCTCGTGGTGGGGGCTCTCGCCGGTCCCGTGCGGGGAGCTGGATGTCCGGCTGGCGCGGAGGCTGGCGTCCGATCTCGGGTTCGACGAGTTCGTCCCGGTCTCGGTCGGGCGGGTCGACGGCACCTGCTGGGCGACACCCCATCCCCGGGGCGGCGGCATCCAGATGGCGGTCGTCCGGGCGAACGGCTATCTCCACATCCCCGCCGCCCGCGAGGGGATCGAGGCGGGGGAAGTGGTGCGTGTCCGGCTCACCGTCCCGTCCGCTTCCCTCGCCCGGACGCTGGTCTGTGTCGGGAGGCGCGACCCCGTCCTCGGGGAACTCGGAAACCGTCTCGCGGAGTCCGGCTACCAGTTCCACTGCTGCAACGCCTCGACGATTGGGGCGGTGCTGGCCCTGCGGGCGAACACCTGCCACGCGGCAACGGTTGCTCTCCCCGAGACCGCGTTGGCATGGGACGACCAGGTGCTCCGCTACCTGCCGGACGTCGACCTCCTCCGGGTGCCGGTGGCCCGGACGGAGTTGGGGGTCGCATCGGCCGATCCCCTCGACGCCGGAAGCCTTGCGTCGCTCCGGGTCGCCAACCGCCCGAAGAGCGCGGCGGCGCAGTTCCTCCTCGATGCGTGGCTTGACCGGGAGGGGATCGACGTCTCCCCGTCGGGCGTTCCCGCGGACGTCCGGGTCTGTCCGGCCCTTGAAGCGCGGGAGGCGGGGCTCCGGTTCACGCCGATCGGCTGCGAGTCGTGCGATCTGGTGATACGAGAGGAACTTGCCGCGGACGAGGGCGTCGCCGCCCTCATCGAGGCCGTACGCTCGCCGGAGTTCCGCGCGTACCTCCATTCGATCGGGAGAGACCCGGGGGACGGAGACGCGCCCGGCGTCTTTTCGGCCTGA
- a CDS encoding nuclear transport factor 2 family protein, protein MRVSEQTREQIMAVLRRMTDAMGRKDIESLVTLTDPDFRGLFTGADGKVIGREACRRHLEHGFARAETVALDLSDVHIGAEGTVAWVMADMTCRFVSGGVPRTMNGRMTAVLRGTGHAWIFAQMHCSLPAEG, encoded by the coding sequence ATGCGAGTCAGCGAGCAGACACGGGAGCAGATCATGGCGGTGCTCCGGCGGATGACGGATGCCATGGGCAGAAAGGACATCGAGAGCCTGGTAACGCTCACCGATCCCGACTTCCGGGGTTTGTTCACCGGCGCCGACGGGAAGGTGATCGGGAGGGAAGCCTGCCGCCGGCACCTCGAGCACGGCTTTGCGCGGGCGGAAACCGTCGCGCTCGATCTCTCCGATGTCCATATCGGCGCCGAGGGGACGGTCGCCTGGGTGATGGCCGATATGACCTGCCGTTTTGTCTCAGGCGGTGTCCCGCGGACCATGAACGGGCGGATGACGGCGGTGCTCCGGGGGACGGGCCATGCGTGGATCTTCGCCCAGATGCACTGCTCGCTTCCGGCAGAGGGATAG
- a CDS encoding META domain-containing protein, producing the protein MEREGQNILAKTAFLIIVAACIVSVAWTGGVDTPPDSANRVTEPLSGTAWNLVEFRADNGSVVAPLHGTAPLIVFGESGTLSGSAGCNLYSAPYRINGSTIAVEPVVATAAYPADEQELVQQENRYRELLVAAASYRVEDDRLTISGPSGREVLTFARAEQPGSVPLLATEWHLTRYTTGSGSTVASPVPGTDITLVFDGDGTVSGSAGCNAYSAPYQVNETGIGVERIIATKASCAEPAGIMEQEKTYLDLLRSAAGYRIVGDTLAVIDGNGRAILFFTADP; encoded by the coding sequence ATGGAAAGAGAGGGACAGAACATACTCGCGAAGACTGCATTCCTGATCATCGTAGCGGCGTGCATCGTCTCGGTCGCCTGGACCGGCGGTGTAGATACGCCTCCTGACAGCGCCAATCGGGTCACCGAACCACTTAGCGGGACGGCATGGAATCTGGTCGAGTTCCGCGCCGACAACGGCTCCGTCGTCGCGCCCCTGCACGGGACGGCGCCGCTCATCGTCTTCGGCGAGAGCGGAACGCTCTCGGGGTCGGCCGGGTGCAACCTCTACTCCGCCCCCTACCGGATCAACGGCTCCACCATCGCAGTGGAACCGGTCGTCGCCACCGCGGCCTACCCTGCGGATGAGCAGGAACTCGTGCAGCAGGAGAACCGCTACCGGGAGCTCCTCGTGGCGGCCGCCTCCTACCGGGTCGAGGACGACCGGCTGACGATCTCCGGGCCTTCCGGGCGGGAGGTGCTCACGTTCGCGCGGGCAGAGCAGCCCGGGAGCGTGCCGCTGCTTGCGACCGAATGGCACCTCACCCGCTACACCACCGGCAGCGGCAGCACCGTCGCATCGCCGGTGCCCGGCACCGATATCACCCTGGTCTTCGACGGCGACGGCACGGTCTCGGGGTCTGCCGGGTGCAACGCCTACTCCGCCCCCTACCAGGTCAACGAGACGGGGATTGGCGTGGAGCGGATCATCGCGACGAAAGCCTCCTGCGCCGAGCCCGCCGGCATCATGGAGCAGGAGAAAACCTACCTCGACCTCCTCCGGTCGGCGGCGGGCTACCGGATCGTCGGGGACACCCTCGCGGTCATCGACGGCAACGGCAGGGCGATTCTGTTCTTTACAGCGGATCCGTGA
- a CDS encoding META domain-containing protein, protein MAPNRRRNRNFILATASLIVIVVACIVTAGCTGGTSTPGTAVGLAGTSWTLDSFLDENGTLVGVLPGTEVTAAFGPDGKVTGSAGCNGYGGDYQIDGTSLSISSIAQTLKLCLEPEGIMDQESRFIDLLGSAAGCRIENDRLIITDAEGTDVLVFVKGDESTGLAGNTWWTLTSLAGENGTQTPVLDGTGVTVTFSAEGSLGGSAGCNHYSADYTVDGAALTIEPAIRTEMYCSEPEGIMDQEDRYLALLTEVASYRMEDNLLILADSEGGDLLVFEKAAQTPDLPLVGTDWVLESYSANGDAVSSVIAGTTITANFDDGNVTGNAGCNHYGGQYSLDGADLTVSSLYSTLMYCETPGVMEQEAAFMGLLANVSSYRTEGDRLILTDAEGTDLLFFVQAPEVTPAPLAGTEWTLESFSSPGGETVSSVIVGTTITAVFDPDGNVTGSAGCNSYGAGYQLDGTNLTIEPPISTKMHCGEPEGLMNQETRYLNLLTSVAGYHIDGDRLDLLDDAGKTLLSYSAGRP, encoded by the coding sequence ATGGCACCGAACAGAAGAAGGAACAGGAACTTCATCCTCGCGACGGCATCGCTCATTGTCATCGTCGTGGCGTGCATCGTCACCGCGGGGTGCACAGGGGGCACGTCGACGCCGGGAACGGCCGTCGGGCTTGCCGGAACTTCCTGGACATTGGATTCGTTCCTCGATGAGAACGGCACGCTCGTCGGGGTTCTGCCGGGAACGGAGGTCACGGCGGCCTTCGGCCCTGATGGAAAGGTCACCGGCTCGGCCGGGTGCAACGGCTACGGCGGGGACTACCAGATCGACGGCACGAGCCTCTCAATCTCCTCGATTGCCCAGACACTGAAACTCTGTCTGGAGCCCGAAGGCATCATGGACCAGGAGTCGCGGTTCATCGATCTCCTCGGCTCGGCGGCCGGATGCCGGATCGAGAACGACCGGCTCATCATCACCGACGCGGAAGGCACCGACGTGCTTGTCTTCGTGAAGGGAGACGAGTCCACGGGACTCGCGGGAAACACCTGGTGGACGCTCACGAGCCTCGCCGGGGAGAACGGCACCCAGACACCGGTTCTTGACGGCACGGGCGTGACGGTGACCTTCAGCGCAGAGGGGAGCCTCGGCGGATCGGCCGGGTGCAACCACTACAGCGCAGACTACACCGTGGACGGCGCAGCGCTCACCATCGAGCCGGCCATACGGACCGAGATGTACTGCAGCGAGCCTGAAGGCATCATGGACCAGGAGGACCGCTACCTTGCGCTCCTCACGGAAGTCGCCTCCTACCGGATGGAAGACAACCTGCTGATCCTCGCCGACAGCGAGGGCGGCGACCTGCTGGTCTTCGAGAAAGCCGCACAAACGCCCGACCTCCCGCTCGTCGGAACGGACTGGGTGCTTGAGTCCTACAGCGCCAACGGAGACGCAGTCTCCTCGGTGATCGCCGGCACGACGATCACCGCAAACTTTGACGACGGAAATGTCACCGGCAACGCCGGGTGCAACCACTACGGCGGCCAGTACAGCCTCGACGGCGCAGACCTCACGGTCTCCTCGCTCTACAGCACTTTGATGTACTGCGAGACGCCGGGGGTCATGGAGCAGGAAGCGGCGTTCATGGGCCTCCTCGCGAACGTCTCCTCCTACCGGACGGAGGGCGACCGCCTGATCCTCACGGACGCGGAGGGCACCGACCTGCTCTTCTTCGTGCAGGCACCGGAGGTCACGCCGGCACCGCTCGCCGGAACGGAGTGGACGCTTGAGTCCTTCAGCAGCCCCGGCGGGGAGACGGTCTCCTCGGTGATCGTCGGGACCACGATCACGGCGGTCTTCGACCCTGACGGAAACGTCACCGGCAGCGCCGGGTGCAACTCCTACGGGGCCGGCTACCAGCTCGACGGCACGAACCTCACCATCGAACCGCCGATCAGCACGAAGATGCACTGCGGCGAGCCGGAAGGCCTCATGAACCAGGAGACCCGGTACCTCAACCTCCTCACCTCGGTTGCAGGCTACCATATCGACGGGGATCGGCTCGATCTCCTGGATGATGCAGGAAAGACCCTGCTCTCGTACAGCGCGGGCCGGCCCTGA
- the gpmA gene encoding 2,3-diphosphoglycerate-dependent phosphoglycerate mutase, with product MAMLILLRHGESTWNRENRFTGWTDVDLSPQGVKEAHKAAELLRDGGYTFGVAYTSVLKRAIRTLWIVMDDLDLMYVPVHRSWRLNEKGYGVLQGLNKQETAEKYGAKQVHLWRRAYDVRPPPLAWDDPRHPRFDPRYADLDQETLPATESLHDTLERVLPYWESHITEDLRRGKPVLVSAHGNSLRALVKHLDNVPDDEIAGLNIPTGYPLVYELDEDLKAVKHYYLGDPEEIAAAARGVARQAGPG from the coding sequence GTGGCAATGTTGATCCTTCTGCGACACGGCGAGAGCACCTGGAACAGGGAGAACCGGTTCACGGGCTGGACCGACGTGGACCTCTCTCCGCAGGGTGTAAAAGAAGCTCATAAGGCGGCGGAACTCCTCAGGGACGGCGGGTACACGTTCGGCGTCGCCTATACCTCCGTCCTGAAGCGGGCGATCCGGACGCTCTGGATCGTGATGGACGACCTCGATCTCATGTACGTTCCCGTGCACCGGTCGTGGCGGCTGAACGAGAAGGGTTACGGCGTCCTGCAGGGTTTGAACAAGCAGGAGACCGCGGAGAAGTACGGTGCGAAGCAGGTGCATCTCTGGCGCCGGGCATACGACGTGCGGCCGCCGCCGCTCGCGTGGGACGATCCGAGGCACCCGCGGTTCGACCCCCGCTACGCGGATCTCGACCAGGAGACCCTCCCTGCGACCGAGTCCCTGCACGACACGCTCGAGCGGGTGCTCCCCTACTGGGAGAGCCATATCACCGAAGATCTCCGGCGGGGCAAACCCGTCCTGGTCTCCGCCCACGGGAACAGTCTCCGGGCTCTGGTCAAGCACCTGGACAATGTTCCCGACGACGAGATCGCGGGGCTCAACATTCCTACCGGCTACCCGCTCGTCTACGAACTGGACGAGGACCTGAAGGCCGTGAAGCACTACTACCTCGGCGACCCGGAGGAGATCGCGGCGGCCGCCCGGGGCGTCGCCCGGCAGGCAGGGCCGGGATAA
- the malQ gene encoding 4-alpha-glucanotransferase, whose translation MIQTRGSGILLHITSLPSPYGVGDFGPAAYRFVDALERGRQHYWQILPLNPTETAYAHSPYSSPSAFAANILLISPEMLVREGYLRKSELEPAPGFPEERAAYEAAAWYRERLFAAAYERFRHSGPDRRFETFCDGTGWWLDDHALFVALKGHFRGQAWNRWPEDIRARETGALKEMRELLDDRIRKEKFLQYIAARQWSALRRYCTERGIQVIGDIPIYVAYDSVDVWAHPGIFKLDEDLRPTVVAGVPPDIFSRTGQLWGNPVYDWAALRERGYDWWAGRIARSAELYDLFRIDHFRAFADYYEVPAGDATAERGTWVDGPGEDFFEALARKHPCFPIVAEDLGANTPAVQALLDRFDFPGMKILLFAFGEGIARTPHIPHNYVHNLICYTGTHDNNTARGWFEEEASEEDKERFFTYIGREVAADEVHRELVRLAMTSVARACIVPMQDVLGLGAAARMNYPSTTTGNWVWRMTPEEFAGAPFEWLRGLTELTGRG comes from the coding sequence ATGATTCAGACACGGGGGAGCGGCATACTCCTGCATATCACGTCCCTGCCGTCACCGTACGGCGTCGGCGATTTCGGTCCGGCGGCATACCGGTTCGTCGATGCGCTTGAGCGGGGCCGGCAGCACTACTGGCAGATCCTGCCGCTCAACCCGACAGAGACGGCATACGCCCACTCCCCCTACTCGAGCCCGTCGGCGTTCGCCGCAAACATCCTCCTCATCAGCCCCGAGATGCTCGTCCGGGAAGGCTATCTCAGGAAGAGCGAACTGGAGCCGGCGCCCGGGTTCCCGGAGGAGCGGGCGGCGTACGAGGCGGCCGCATGGTACCGGGAACGGCTGTTCGCGGCTGCCTACGAGCGGTTCCGCCACTCCGGGCCGGATCGCAGGTTCGAGACGTTCTGCGACGGCACGGGATGGTGGCTCGACGACCACGCGCTCTTCGTCGCGTTAAAAGGCCATTTCCGCGGGCAGGCGTGGAACCGGTGGCCGGAGGATATCCGGGCAAGGGAAACGGGAGCCCTCAAAGAGATGCGCGAACTGCTCGACGACCGGATACGAAAAGAGAAGTTCCTCCAGTACATCGCCGCCCGCCAGTGGTCGGCCCTCCGGCGCTACTGCACCGAACGGGGCATCCAGGTCATCGGCGACATCCCGATCTACGTCGCGTATGACAGCGTCGACGTCTGGGCGCACCCCGGGATCTTCAAACTGGACGAAGACCTCCGCCCGACCGTGGTGGCGGGGGTGCCGCCAGATATCTTCAGCAGGACCGGGCAGCTCTGGGGGAACCCGGTCTACGACTGGGCCGCACTCCGGGAGCGCGGTTACGACTGGTGGGCGGGCCGGATCGCCCGGTCCGCCGAACTCTACGACCTCTTCCGGATCGACCACTTCCGGGCATTCGCCGACTACTACGAGGTTCCGGCGGGCGACGCGACGGCCGAGCGCGGCACCTGGGTCGACGGGCCGGGAGAAGACTTCTTCGAGGCGCTCGCCCGAAAGCACCCCTGCTTTCCTATCGTCGCCGAAGACCTGGGGGCGAACACCCCCGCCGTCCAGGCCCTCCTCGACCGGTTCGACTTCCCGGGGATGAAGATCCTCCTCTTCGCGTTCGGCGAGGGGATCGCAAGAACCCCCCATATCCCGCACAACTACGTCCATAACCTCATCTGCTACACGGGGACGCACGACAACAACACCGCACGGGGATGGTTCGAGGAGGAGGCGTCGGAGGAGGATAAGGAGAGGTTCTTCACCTATATCGGGCGGGAGGTGGCGGCGGACGAGGTTCACCGGGAGCTCGTCCGGCTGGCGATGACCTCGGTCGCCCGGGCGTGCATCGTCCCGATGCAGGACGTCCTCGGCCTCGGTGCCGCGGCACGGATGAACTACCCCTCGACCACCACGGGGAACTGGGTGTGGCGGATGACGCCGGAGGAGTTCGCCGGTGCGCCGTTCGAGTGGCTCAGGGGGCTTACGGAACTCACCGGACGGGGGTGA
- a CDS encoding DUF2795 domain-containing protein, translated as MEVIETALPTAMTNSRIHEYLREAPYPATRQALVDRARKTGAPGDILRALERLPERLYASPDAVIETIGMLV; from the coding sequence ATGGAGGTGATCGAGACGGCGTTACCAACCGCCATGACCAACTCCCGCATCCACGAGTACCTCCGCGAAGCCCCGTACCCGGCGACCCGGCAGGCTCTGGTCGACCGTGCCCGTAAGACCGGTGCACCGGGCGATATCCTGCGGGCGCTCGAACGGCTGCCGGAGAGGTTGTATGCGAGCCCGGACGCCGTGATCGAGACCATCGGGATGCTGGTGTGA
- a CDS encoding TIGR04255 family protein produces MAEVRKYVNPPAAEVICEFRFPEDTPWDLTYPGILYSHLKDTYPKRDQRYVREVVMLLGPEGLREELLVAERSIFLAEDEGCAVQVGPRLLSVSCQKPYVHWEAFSEQIHGAFDRFREVIGTDAIGTMNLRYVNFIEIPEREVTLSDYFAFYPTLPPELPQVPAGFITGCEFSFHDDRDNCRVELTDAVPESTEHNAFLLNIDYYLTEGQNIPTDGVADWLEIAHTHVRDIFEACIRDALRDLFTIREEATTTAAAR; encoded by the coding sequence ATGGCAGAGGTAAGGAAGTATGTCAACCCCCCCGCCGCCGAAGTGATATGCGAGTTCCGGTTCCCCGAGGACACCCCCTGGGACCTGACCTATCCGGGGATACTCTACAGTCACTTAAAGGACACCTACCCGAAGAGAGACCAGCGCTACGTGCGCGAGGTGGTGATGCTCCTCGGTCCGGAAGGGCTCCGCGAGGAACTCCTCGTCGCCGAACGCTCGATATTCCTCGCCGAGGACGAGGGTTGCGCCGTCCAGGTCGGGCCCCGCCTGCTCTCGGTGAGCTGCCAGAAACCCTACGTCCACTGGGAAGCCTTCTCGGAGCAGATCCACGGGGCGTTCGACCGGTTCCGGGAGGTCATCGGCACCGACGCCATCGGCACCATGAACCTGCGCTACGTCAACTTCATCGAGATCCCGGAGCGGGAGGTGACGCTCTCGGACTACTTCGCCTTCTACCCCACCCTCCCGCCGGAACTCCCGCAGGTGCCGGCAGGGTTCATCACCGGGTGCGAGTTCTCGTTCCACGACGACCGCGACAACTGCCGGGTGGAACTCACCGACGCCGTCCCCGAATCGACGGAACACAACGCGTTCCTCCTCAATATCGACTACTACCTGACGGAAGGACAGAACATCCCCACCGACGGGGTGGCCGACTGGCTCGAGATCGCCCACACCCACGTGCGCGACATCTTCGAGGCCTGCATCAGGGACGCTCTCCGCGACCTCTTCACCATCCGGGAGGAGGCGACGACGACCGCAGCGGCACGGTGA
- a CDS encoding diacylglycerol/polyprenol kinase family protein: MGETFRQTVHLLMGVLSAAIILRLDDRWAFIFVSAALALQFLLCDAFTRGYDVPVLSRVMDESERTGKVPLKGGIAYAAGALFCLAVFGREYTAVGLVTVGVLDSVSTLAGLRFGRHTLVGKKSLEGTVAGAAAAALALAFLIPWWVAVVVAGVAGVIEACFPLDDNVAIQVGVCVVLALMGVGAGL; the protein is encoded by the coding sequence ATGGGCGAGACGTTCCGCCAGACGGTTCACCTGCTCATGGGGGTCCTCAGCGCCGCGATAATTCTCCGCCTGGACGACCGGTGGGCGTTCATCTTCGTGAGCGCCGCTCTTGCTCTCCAGTTCCTCCTCTGCGACGCCTTCACCCGCGGCTACGACGTCCCGGTCCTCTCGCGGGTGATGGACGAGTCGGAACGCACCGGGAAGGTGCCGCTCAAGGGCGGGATCGCCTACGCCGCCGGGGCGCTCTTCTGCCTCGCGGTCTTCGGCCGCGAGTATACCGCGGTCGGCCTCGTCACGGTCGGGGTGCTCGACAGCGTTTCAACGCTCGCCGGGCTGCGGTTCGGGCGGCATACCCTCGTCGGGAAGAAATCGCTCGAGGGGACGGTTGCCGGGGCGGCGGCGGCCGCTCTTGCCCTCGCCTTCCTGATCCCCTGGTGGGTGGCCGTGGTTGTGGCGGGGGTCGCCGGCGTCATCGAGGCCTGCTTCCCGCTCGACGACAACGTGGCGATTCAGGTGGGGGTGTGCGTGGTGCTGGCGCTTATGGGGGTCGGGGCGGGGTTGTGA
- a CDS encoding methyltransferase domain-containing protein: protein MKLLFELSGEHPDLPAMELECVGTVLDRRTQVAVAECPEPEAAGRLALTHVVMEYLGECEPTRAAFTELLRDRAITTEKPFVGRGKMIQGSRMDIERLDLERLIGSLIAGPVSLRDPVEEYRAVVSEDRCYFGRVIRKIDRGAFEARNPMRRPFFHPGVMMPRMARALVNISLVRPGEVVYDPFCGTGGILLEAREIGVRILGSDFDPAMVDGYRQNLPGSDVLIADATAVPVCDGALDSVVTDLPYGQSVRIHGESMDRLYDGSLAEIRRILRPGRRAVVVTHRDITPIAARHFTVLQEHEQRVHKSLTRRILVLG from the coding sequence ATGAAGCTGCTCTTCGAACTCTCCGGCGAGCACCCCGACCTCCCTGCCATGGAACTGGAGTGCGTGGGCACGGTGCTCGACCGGAGGACCCAGGTCGCGGTCGCGGAGTGCCCGGAACCGGAGGCCGCCGGGCGCCTCGCCCTGACGCATGTGGTGATGGAGTACCTCGGGGAGTGCGAGCCCACAAGGGCAGCGTTTACGGAACTCCTCCGCGACCGTGCCATCACGACTGAGAAGCCGTTCGTCGGCCGGGGGAAGATGATCCAGGGGAGCAGGATGGATATCGAGCGTCTCGACCTGGAACGGCTGATCGGGAGCCTGATTGCCGGCCCGGTCTCGCTCCGCGACCCGGTCGAGGAGTACCGCGCCGTCGTCTCGGAAGACCGCTGCTACTTCGGCCGCGTCATCCGAAAGATCGACCGGGGGGCGTTCGAGGCGCGGAACCCCATGCGCCGGCCGTTCTTCCACCCCGGGGTGATGATGCCCCGGATGGCCCGGGCGCTCGTCAACATCTCCCTTGTCCGCCCCGGCGAAGTGGTCTATGACCCCTTCTGCGGCACCGGCGGGATCCTGCTCGAAGCCCGGGAGATCGGCGTCCGGATCCTCGGGAGCGACTTCGACCCCGCGATGGTCGACGGCTACCGGCAGAACCTCCCGGGCTCGGACGTGCTGATCGCCGACGCCACGGCGGTCCCGGTCTGCGACGGGGCGCTTGATTCGGTCGTGACCGACCTCCCCTACGGCCAGTCGGTCCGGATCCACGGAGAGAGCATGGACCGGCTCTACGACGGATCGCTTGCCGAAATCCGCCGCATCCTCCGGCCGGGGAGGCGCGCAGTCGTCGTCACGCATCGCGACATCACGCCGATCGCCGCCCGCCACTTCACCGTCCTGCAGGAGCACGAGCAGCGGGTGCACAAGAGCCTGACCCGCCGGATCCTGGTGCTCGGGTGA
- the dnaJ gene encoding molecular chaperone DnaJ, whose amino-acid sequence MGPDSYYDILGVSKSADDKEIKKAYRNLARKYHPDVCKEPGAEEKFKKINEAYSVLSDAQKRAQYDNMGHDAYSNASRGSYAGGGGYSGGFSADFSGFGDIFETFFGGGGRQRAGPRPGADLLMKMRITLEEAAFGTEKEVGVDHVEPCPECDGTGSETKKTTTCPTCGGSGQMRQMSQSIFGNFVRMTPCTTCGGRGKVPETRCKACGGTGHRRGRQTVKVRVPPGVDTGMRLRMEGYGDAGDYGAPPGDLYIEISVAPHRTFTRRGDDLETTVDISPAQAVLGSEVEVQTIDGRTVVLDIPAGVQHNTGLKIRGEGVRWQTKPGDMLVRVHIVVPERLTDEERELYERLLEIGGHKPSAKKGKGFFQDVVDKMKESVK is encoded by the coding sequence ATGGGTCCGGACAGCTACTATGATATCCTCGGTGTCTCGAAAAGCGCCGATGATAAGGAGATCAAGAAAGCCTACCGGAACCTGGCCCGAAAATACCACCCCGACGTCTGCAAGGAACCGGGGGCCGAGGAGAAGTTCAAGAAGATCAACGAGGCCTATAGCGTCCTCTCTGATGCGCAGAAACGCGCCCAGTACGACAACATGGGGCACGACGCCTACAGTAACGCGTCCCGTGGCTCGTACGCCGGCGGCGGCGGATACTCGGGCGGGTTCAGCGCCGACTTCTCCGGGTTCGGGGATATTTTCGAGACCTTCTTCGGCGGCGGGGGCAGGCAGCGTGCCGGCCCGCGCCCCGGCGCCGACCTCCTGATGAAGATGCGCATCACGCTCGAGGAGGCGGCGTTCGGGACCGAGAAGGAGGTCGGCGTCGACCACGTCGAGCCCTGTCCGGAGTGCGACGGGACGGGGAGCGAGACGAAGAAGACCACCACCTGCCCGACCTGCGGCGGCAGCGGCCAGATGCGGCAGATGAGCCAGTCCATCTTCGGGAACTTCGTCCGGATGACGCCCTGCACCACCTGCGGTGGCCGGGGGAAGGTCCCCGAGACCCGGTGCAAGGCCTGCGGCGGAACCGGGCACCGGCGTGGCCGGCAGACCGTGAAGGTCCGGGTTCCGCCGGGCGTGGATACGGGCATGCGCCTCCGGATGGAGGGCTACGGCGACGCCGGGGATTACGGTGCGCCGCCGGGGGACCTCTACATCGAGATCAGCGTCGCGCCGCACAGGACGTTCACCCGGCGGGGTGACGACCTGGAGACGACCGTCGATATCTCCCCGGCGCAGGCGGTGCTGGGCTCCGAGGTCGAGGTGCAGACGATCGACGGGCGCACGGTCGTCCTGGATATCCCCGCCGGCGTGCAGCACAACACCGGGCTGAAGATACGGGGCGAGGGCGTGCGGTGGCAGACGAAGCCCGGCGACATGCTGGTGCGGGTGCACATCGTCGTGCCCGAGCGCCTGACGGACGAGGAGCGCGAACTCTATGAGCGTCTGCTCGAGATCGGGGGGCACAAACCCTCCGCGAAGAAGGGCAAGGGCTTCTTTCAGGACGTCGTCGACAAGATGAAAGAGTCGGTGAAGTGA